One part of the Tachyglossus aculeatus isolate mTacAcu1 chromosome 26, mTacAcu1.pri, whole genome shotgun sequence genome encodes these proteins:
- the XRCC1 gene encoding DNA repair protein XRCC1 isoform X1, producing MPEIRLRHVVSCSSQDPTHSAENLLKADTYRKWRAGKAGEKQISVILQFEKEEQIHSLDIGNDGSAFVEVLAGRSAGEGEQDYEVLLVTSSFMSPSESRSHSNTNRVRLFGPDKLVRTAAEKRWDRVKLVCSQPYGKDSAYGLSFVRFHSPPDKEETEAPSPRLTKLGQFLVKEEDGGGGSLRPGALFFSRVGKTSPVPASSQPGPSYAAATLQATEPTPTPSPPPPVTKTPPSSDSNNKEPATGKRKLELSREEPSGPRKPPTPPGRPTPSAPKKARAAVPLAAVVPPVPSAAAGKASGERRGPPAKPRGGGGSGTEFGQVLAGVVVVLSGFQNPFRSELRDKALEMGAKYRPDWTADSTHLICAFANTPKYSAVLSRGGRIVRKEWVLDCHRTRRRLPCRRYLMAGPRSSSEEEEEEEEEEEDGSSEEEAPQAPRKRPQANHHAQSRPVRTSSPPGPQGPEETQSAPSAREGGTDSEGEQSDGQDNGAEDSGDTEDELRRVAELRNQKRPPEEVKNGEDPYGGSTDENTDSEETETPDLPIPQLPVASPSPPSSDFFQGKHFFLYGEFPGQERRLLVRYVTAFNGELEDYMSEKVQFVITAQDWDPSFEEALADNPSLAFVRPRWIYSCNERRKLLPHQLYGVVPQV from the exons ATGCCGGAGATCCGCCTCCGGCACGTGGTGTCCTGCAGTAGCCAGGACCCG actcactcagCCGAGAACCTCCTGAAGGCCGATACCTACCGCAAGTGGAGGGCGGGGAAAGCAGGGGAGAAGCAGATCTCCGTCATCCTGCAG tttgagaaggaggagcagattCACAGCCTCGACATCGGCAACGATGGATCGGCGTTCGTGGAGGTGCTGGCGGGCCGATCTGCGGGGGAGGGCGAGCAGGACTACGAG GTCCTGCTGGTCACCTCGTCCTTCATGTCACCGTCCGAGAGCCGCAGCCACTCCAACACCAACCGGGTCCGGCTGTTCGGCCCCGACAAGCTGGTCCGGACCGCGGCCGAGAAACGCTGGGACCGGGTCAAGCTGGTGTGCAGCCAGCCCTACGGCAAg GACTCGGCCTACGGGCTCTCCTTCGTGCGCTTCCACAGCCCCCCCGACAAGGAGGAGACGGAGGCCCCATCTCCG AGGCTGACCAAGCTGGGCCAGTTCCTGGTCAAGGAAGAAGATGGCGGGGGCGGCTCCCTGCGCCCCGGGGCCCTGTTCTTCAGCAGGGTCGGGAAGACCTCGCCAG tcCCTGCCAGCAGCCAGCCGGGCCCCAGCTACGCAGCCGCCACTCTCCAGGCGACGGAGCCCACCCCGAccccgtctcccccgccccccgtcacCAAGACTCCTCCCAGCAGCGATAGCAACAACAAG GAGCCTGCCACCGGCAAGAGGAAACTGGAGCTGAGCAGAGAGGAGCCCAGTGGACCCAGGaaacccccaaccccaccaggCCGCCCCACACCCTCGGCCCCCAAGAAAGCCAGAG CCGCCGTTCCCCTGGCAGCCGTGGTGCCCCCGGTGCCCTCGGCGGCCGCGGGCAAGGCctcaggagagaggagggggccgccGGCGAAgccccggggcggcggcggcagtGGCACGGAGTTCGGGCAGGTcctggcgggggtggtggtggtactGAGTGGCTTCCAGAACCCGTTCCGCTCTGAGCTGCGGGACAAGGCGCTGGAGATGGGCGCCAAGTACCGGCCCGACTGGACCGCCGACAGCACCCACCTCAT CTGTGCCTTCGCCAACACCCCCAAGTACAGCGCGGTGCTGAGCCGGGGCGGGCGCATCGTACGCAAGGAGTGGGTGCTGGACTGCCACCGGACCCGGCGACGGCTGCCCTGCCGGCG GTACCTCATGGCAGGACCCAGATCTagcagtgaggaggaagaggaggaggaggaggaagaggaggatggcagcagtgaggaagaggcaCCTCAGGCCCCCCGCAAG CGGCCCCAGGCCAACCATCACGCCCAGTCCCGGCCAGTGAGAACCAGTTCTCCCCCGGGGCCCCAAGGCCCAGAGGAGACCCAGTCAGCCCCTTCTGCCCGGGAGGGGGGCACCGATTCTGAGGGCGAGCAGTCAG ACGGACAGGACAATGGGGCCGAGGATTCGGGGGACACTGAAGATGAGCTGAGAAG GGTGGCAGAACTGAGGAATCAGAAGAGGCCCCCAGAGGAGGTCAAGAACGGGGAGGACCCCTACGGGGGCTCCACCGATGAGAACACAGACAGCGAGGAGACGGAGACCCCTGACCTGcccatcccccaactcccag tggcCTCGCCTTCCCCCCCTTCCTCAGACTTTTTCCAGGGCAAACACTTCTTCCTGTACGGAGAATTTCCAGGGCAGGAGCGACGGCTGTTGGTCCGCTACGTCACAGCCTTCAACGG GGAGCTGGAGGACTATATGAGTGAGAAGGTGCAGTTTGTAATCACAGCTCAGGACTGGGACCCCAGCTTTGAAGAG gcCCTTGCCGACAACCCCTCCCTGGCCTTCGTCCGTCCCCGCTGGATCTACAGCTGCAACGAGCGTCGGAAGCTGCTGCCCCATCAGCTCTACGGGGTGGTGCCCCAGGTCTGA
- the XRCC1 gene encoding DNA repair protein XRCC1 isoform X2, translating into MPEIRLRHVVSCSSQDPTHSAENLLKADTYRKWRAGKAGEKQISVILQFEKEEQIHSLDIGNDGSAFVEVLAGRSAGEGEQDYEVLLVTSSFMSPSESRSHSNTNRVRLFGPDKLVRTAAEKRWDRVKLVCSQPYGKDSAYGLSFVRFHSPPDKEETEAPSPRLTKLGQFLVKEEDGGGGSLRPGALFFSRVGKTSPVPASSQPGPSYAAATLQATEPTPTPSPPPPVTKTPPSSDSNNKEPATGKRKLELSREEPSGPRKPPTPPGRPTPSAPKKARAAVPLAAVVPPVPSAAAGKASGERRGPPAKPRGGGGSGTEFGQVLAGVVVVLSGFQNPFRSELRDKALEMGAKYRPDWTADSTHLICAFANTPKYSAVLSRGGRIVRKEWVLDCHRTRRRLPCRRYLMAGPRSSSEEEEEEEEEEEDGSSEEEAPQAPRKRPQANHHAQSRPVRTSSPPGPQGPEETQSAPSAREGGTDSEGEQSDGQDNGAEDSGDTEDELRRVAELRNQKRPPEEVKNGEDPYGGSTDENTDSEETETPDLPIPQLPDFFQGKHFFLYGEFPGQERRLLVRYVTAFNGELEDYMSEKVQFVITAQDWDPSFEEALADNPSLAFVRPRWIYSCNERRKLLPHQLYGVVPQV; encoded by the exons ATGCCGGAGATCCGCCTCCGGCACGTGGTGTCCTGCAGTAGCCAGGACCCG actcactcagCCGAGAACCTCCTGAAGGCCGATACCTACCGCAAGTGGAGGGCGGGGAAAGCAGGGGAGAAGCAGATCTCCGTCATCCTGCAG tttgagaaggaggagcagattCACAGCCTCGACATCGGCAACGATGGATCGGCGTTCGTGGAGGTGCTGGCGGGCCGATCTGCGGGGGAGGGCGAGCAGGACTACGAG GTCCTGCTGGTCACCTCGTCCTTCATGTCACCGTCCGAGAGCCGCAGCCACTCCAACACCAACCGGGTCCGGCTGTTCGGCCCCGACAAGCTGGTCCGGACCGCGGCCGAGAAACGCTGGGACCGGGTCAAGCTGGTGTGCAGCCAGCCCTACGGCAAg GACTCGGCCTACGGGCTCTCCTTCGTGCGCTTCCACAGCCCCCCCGACAAGGAGGAGACGGAGGCCCCATCTCCG AGGCTGACCAAGCTGGGCCAGTTCCTGGTCAAGGAAGAAGATGGCGGGGGCGGCTCCCTGCGCCCCGGGGCCCTGTTCTTCAGCAGGGTCGGGAAGACCTCGCCAG tcCCTGCCAGCAGCCAGCCGGGCCCCAGCTACGCAGCCGCCACTCTCCAGGCGACGGAGCCCACCCCGAccccgtctcccccgccccccgtcacCAAGACTCCTCCCAGCAGCGATAGCAACAACAAG GAGCCTGCCACCGGCAAGAGGAAACTGGAGCTGAGCAGAGAGGAGCCCAGTGGACCCAGGaaacccccaaccccaccaggCCGCCCCACACCCTCGGCCCCCAAGAAAGCCAGAG CCGCCGTTCCCCTGGCAGCCGTGGTGCCCCCGGTGCCCTCGGCGGCCGCGGGCAAGGCctcaggagagaggagggggccgccGGCGAAgccccggggcggcggcggcagtGGCACGGAGTTCGGGCAGGTcctggcgggggtggtggtggtactGAGTGGCTTCCAGAACCCGTTCCGCTCTGAGCTGCGGGACAAGGCGCTGGAGATGGGCGCCAAGTACCGGCCCGACTGGACCGCCGACAGCACCCACCTCAT CTGTGCCTTCGCCAACACCCCCAAGTACAGCGCGGTGCTGAGCCGGGGCGGGCGCATCGTACGCAAGGAGTGGGTGCTGGACTGCCACCGGACCCGGCGACGGCTGCCCTGCCGGCG GTACCTCATGGCAGGACCCAGATCTagcagtgaggaggaagaggaggaggaggaggaagaggaggatggcagcagtgaggaagaggcaCCTCAGGCCCCCCGCAAG CGGCCCCAGGCCAACCATCACGCCCAGTCCCGGCCAGTGAGAACCAGTTCTCCCCCGGGGCCCCAAGGCCCAGAGGAGACCCAGTCAGCCCCTTCTGCCCGGGAGGGGGGCACCGATTCTGAGGGCGAGCAGTCAG ACGGACAGGACAATGGGGCCGAGGATTCGGGGGACACTGAAGATGAGCTGAGAAG GGTGGCAGAACTGAGGAATCAGAAGAGGCCCCCAGAGGAGGTCAAGAACGGGGAGGACCCCTACGGGGGCTCCACCGATGAGAACACAGACAGCGAGGAGACGGAGACCCCTGACCTGcccatcccccaactcccag ACTTTTTCCAGGGCAAACACTTCTTCCTGTACGGAGAATTTCCAGGGCAGGAGCGACGGCTGTTGGTCCGCTACGTCACAGCCTTCAACGG GGAGCTGGAGGACTATATGAGTGAGAAGGTGCAGTTTGTAATCACAGCTCAGGACTGGGACCCCAGCTTTGAAGAG gcCCTTGCCGACAACCCCTCCCTGGCCTTCGTCCGTCCCCGCTGGATCTACAGCTGCAACGAGCGTCGGAAGCTGCTGCCCCATCAGCTCTACGGGGTGGTGCCCCAGGTCTGA
- the ZNF575 gene encoding zinc finger protein 575 — protein MLERGDQAAGASGRTPVGKDPVVTNGGASRKAKPKRSQPPESGPAGGRGSGQQPPSRARRPPPPQRPHRCPDCDKSFSYPSKLATHRLAHGGQRPHPCPECPKSFSYPSKLAAHRLTHSGHRPFPCPDCPKAFGHRSKLAAHRWTHSPARPYPCPDCPKSFCYPSKLAAHRHTHAGGARPYPCPLCPKSFCYPSKLAAHQQRHGAAAPGPSPASPAAREAAAQHRCPTCGQGFGQRRLLALHQRSHRGEAKGGKGAKVERA, from the exons ATGCTGGAGCGAGGAGACCAGGCGGCCGGCGCCAGCGGGAGGACCCCCGTGGGCAAGGACCCCGTCGTGACCAACGGAGGGG CCTCCCGTAAAGCCAAGCCGAAGCGAAGCCAGCCCCCCGAGTCCGGCCCGGCCGGCGGGCGGGGGTCCGGGCAGCAGCCCCCTTCGcgcgcccgccgcccgccgccccctCAGCGTCCCCACCGCTGCCCGGACTGTGACAAGAGTTTCTCGTACCCGTCCAAGCTGGCCACGCACCGGCTGGCCCACGGCGGCCAGCGGCCCCACCCGTGCCCCGAGTGCCCCAAGTCCTTCTCCTACCCCTCCAAGCTGGCCGCCCACCGCCTCACCCACAGCGGGCAccgccccttcccctgcccggaCTGTCCCAAGGCCTTCGGTCACCGCTCCAAGCTGGCCGCCCACCGCTGGACCCACTCCCCAGCCcgcccctacccctgccccgaCTGCCCCAAGTCCTTCTGCTACCCGTCCAAGCTGGCCGCCCACCGCCACACCCACGCGGGGGGCGCCCGCCCCTACCCCTGCCCGCTCTGCCCCAAGTCCTTCTGCTACCCGTCCAAGCTGGCCGCCCACCAGCAGCGGCACGGggcggccgcccccggcccctccccggcctccccgGCGGCCCGGGAGGCGGCCGCCCAGCACCGCTGCCCCACCTGCGGCCAGGGCTTCGGCCAGAGGCGGCTCTTAGCCCTACACCAGAGGAGCCACCGTGGCGAGGCCAAGGGGGGCAAAGGAGCCAAGGTGGAGCGGgcctga